A region of the Kaistia geumhonensis genome:
CTCGCCGGGCGCGTCGCCGACATCCACCACCTCCTGCCGGATTCCGGCCTCCACATCATCGGCGAGTTCTTCCTCCCCATCCGCTTCCAGCTGATGGCGCCGCATGGCGCGACGCTGGAGACGATCAAGACCGTCGAGAGTCATGTGCATGCGCTCGGCCAGTGCCGCCGCATCCTGCGCGCGCATGGCTACAAGGCGGTCGTCGCGGGCGACACGGCGGGGGCTGCCCGCATCATCGCCGAATCGGGCGACATCACCCGCGCCGCGCTGGCGCCGCGCTTCGCCGCCGAGATCTACGGCCTCGCCATCCTCGCGGAGAATGTCGAGGACGCCGCGCACAACACGACCCGGTTCGTCATCCTCTCGCGCGAGCCGTCGCGCGCGCCGTCCGGCAACGGGCCGGTGATCACCACCTTCGTGTTCCGCGTCCGCAACATTCCGGCCGCGCTCTACAAGGCGCTCGGCGGCTTCGCCACCAACGGCATCAACATGACCAAGCTGGAGAGCTACCAGCTCGGCGGCCGCTTCACGGCGACGCAGTTCTATGCCGATGTCGAGGGCCATCCCGACGATCGCGGCCTGCATCTCGCGCTGGAGGAGCTGCACTTCTTCTCGGACGAACTGCGCATCCTCGGCGTCTATCCGGCGTCATCCTTCCGCGCAGCCGACCGGGACTAGCGCGGGGCCGGCCGTCTGGATGTCGGAGGTCGCCTGGCTGTTGGGGCCGAGCGCCAGCGCCGGATAGCAGGCGCAGGCCCGCACCCTTCCCCTCGAAAGGGCGAGATTGACCATGCTGTCGAGCCCATAGGGCCGGACGAGGCGATCCGTGCCGACGAGCGGCACGCTGTCGCGCGAGGAAAGCGGCAGGCAGCTTTCGAGGAGGCGCGCCGCGCCCGGGGGCGTCACCACATAGGCGAGCAGGCCCCAGAACTGGATGCAGCGCATCAGGTTCGGCCGCGCGTCGTGCAGCCGCGCATAGGCCTCGAAATAGCCGGGCCGGCGCTTCGCCGTCTCGTCGAATCGCATCGCCGAGACGACGCCGTCCGATCCCTGCAGCGCCACAACCGAATCGGTGTTGTAGCCGAGGGTGATCAGGTCGGCCGCGGCGAGGTGGCGCTCCAGCAGAGGCTTCGCATGGCGCCAGAAGTCGCCGCGCAGGCAGACATCGTCCTCGAGGATGAAGTAGGGCTCGCGCCCCGACGCGCAGTCCCGCCAGAGCGTCGCATGCGACAGCGCGTTGGCCAGCGCGGCCTTGCCGAAATTGCGCTCCCCTTCCGCGAGGAGGCCGCAGGCGACCAGTTTTCCCTCGTCGATCCGGTCGCCGTCGACGGCGGTCATGACGCTGAAGGAAAGCGGCTGGCCGCGATTCCATCGTTGGAATTCGGCGCGCCTGTCCACCCGGCGCGCCAGGCTGATCACCACCGTCTTCACGGTACCCGTCTCCGTCGCGATCCCCCGGCCGCGGTCCGGTCTCGGGATCGATGCTACGAGGGCGACGGCTCGCCGATCACGTCATGAATTGTCGGGATTTTGTATCCGGAGCGCGCCGGGCATTGCCAAAGGTTGCGCCGCCGCGGCGCCGCCTCAGTCGCCCTCGGCCCAGGCCCGGATGAGGGTATGGGCGATGGCCATGCGCGGCGGCGTCGAGAGGCCGTTCGGGTGGTTTCCCTCCAGCATCGACAGCGTCTCGGCGCGGCTGAACCAGCGGCAGTCCTCCAGCTCGTGGGTATCTGGCACGATGTTGGTGGAAATCGCCTCGGCGAAGCAGCCGATCATCAGCGACATCGGGAATGGCCAGGGCTGGCTGGCGTGATAGGCGACGCGGCCGATCTTCACGCCGGATTCCTCGGCGATCTCGCGGCGCACGGCGTCCTCGATCGTCTCGCCGGGCTCGACGAAGCCGGCGAGGCAGGAATAGGTGCCGGGGGCGAAGCGCGCCTGGCGGCCCATCAGGCAGTTGTCCTCGTGGATGGCCAGCATGATCGCCACCGGGTCGGTGCGCGGGAAGAACTGCGCCTCGCAATTGGGACAGTCGCGGCGATAGCCGCCCTGCGCCATGGTCGTGCGCGTGCCGCAGCGGCCGCAGTAGCGGCAGGACCGGTGCCAGTGCAGCAGCGCGCGGGCCTGGGCGAGGGCGCCCAGCGTCTCGGGATCGGCGGTATCGGCGAGAAGATTGCCCGCGGCGCCGTTGATGGCGAGCGTGCGCAGCGACACCGCATGGAAGGCGTCGACGTCGAAGCTCGTCTCGCTGGTGATGGTGGTCGCCAGGCGCGGCGACGAACCGTCCCAGCCGAGCAGGATCACCTCGTCGAGCGCCGCGCCGACCGCCTCCGCCTCGCGGATGGTGAAGAGGGCATTCGCGGCCTCGCCGCTCCGCAGCATCGCCTCGTCGCCCCTGAGCAGGACGATGCGGGCGGTCGGGTCGGCAAGCGCGGCCGAAAGGCTCGCCTCGTTGCGCTGCTCGCTGCGCCGGTCGAGCGTGTTGCCGGAAAAGCCGGTGAGCGTGCTCGGCTCGGGCGACGGCAGGCGTCTGAAGATGGATGGGGTCATGGCGGGAGGGCTTCGGCGCTGTGGTGACGGCCGCGTCGCGGCCGGGAAGGGCTCGTCATTACGCCACAGAAGCGGCAAGCGCGATAGCCGGCGGCATCGCGCGCGAGGAAGGGCTTGCCAATCGGGGCGGAAACGACGATATGTCGCCGCGGGAGGTTGGTGGCGGACGGGCCACTCGCCAATCGGGTCAGGTCCGGAAGGAAGCAGCCCCAACGAGCCAGGCACGGGTCGCGTGCCAGCCTCCTTCCTTCCCCTGCTATTTTCGGCCGCCTGTCGAGCATGCCGCCTGGGCGTGCTAGGCTCCCGCGCGGCTTTGACCGGCTTCGCCGGGTCGCGGCGACGGAACGAGGCATGGTCGGAGGCATGGACGGCAGCGGCATCAGGGACGGCCAGACGGGCGGCGCCTACCGGGTGCTCGCGCGCAAATACCGCCCGCGCAGCTTCGAGGATCTCGTCGGC
Encoded here:
- a CDS encoding glycosyltransferase family 25 protein — encoded protein: MKTVVISLARRVDRRAEFQRWNRGQPLSFSVMTAVDGDRIDEGKLVACGLLAEGERNFGKAALANALSHATLWRDCASGREPYFILEDDVCLRGDFWRHAKPLLERHLAAADLITLGYNTDSVVALQGSDGVVSAMRFDETAKRRPGYFEAYARLHDARPNLMRCIQFWGLLAYVVTPPGAARLLESCLPLSSRDSVPLVGTDRLVRPYGLDSMVNLALSRGRVRACACYPALALGPNSQATSDIQTAGPALVPVGCAEG
- a CDS encoding prephenate dehydratase translates to MKKIVFQGEPGANSHIAAREVYPDYEAVPAPTFEDCFQAMARGDVDLAMIPIENSLAGRVADIHHLLPDSGLHIIGEFFLPIRFQLMAPHGATLETIKTVESHVHALGQCRRILRAHGYKAVVAGDTAGAARIIAESGDITRAALAPRFAAEIYGLAILAENVEDAAHNTTRFVILSREPSRAPSGNGPVITTFVFRVRNIPAALYKALGGFATNGINMTKLESYQLGGRFTATQFYADVEGHPDDRGLHLALEELHFFSDELRILGVYPASSFRAADRD
- the nudC gene encoding NAD(+) diphosphatase, whose translation is MTPSIFRRLPSPEPSTLTGFSGNTLDRRSEQRNEASLSAALADPTARIVLLRGDEAMLRSGEAANALFTIREAEAVGAALDEVILLGWDGSSPRLATTITSETSFDVDAFHAVSLRTLAINGAAGNLLADTADPETLGALAQARALLHWHRSCRYCGRCGTRTTMAQGGYRRDCPNCEAQFFPRTDPVAIMLAIHEDNCLMGRQARFAPGTYSCLAGFVEPGETIEDAVRREIAEESGVKIGRVAYHASQPWPFPMSLMIGCFAEAISTNIVPDTHELEDCRWFSRAETLSMLEGNHPNGLSTPPRMAIAHTLIRAWAEGD